From a region of the Rhodococcus sp. 4CII genome:
- a CDS encoding tyrosine-type recombinase/integrase has protein sequence MLGRHERAAGWLRVWVDLGRAPRTIDAYARGLAEFLQVCEDHGIDPVAANRADVAVFVRELTGRASRRGRNVVSIDSGCGLANATIQQRLVPVRLFFDFLVEEGVRESNPVGRGRYTPGRKWGGQQRGLVPRLVKLPWIPTEQQWLDILAVAAAEPPRNRLMLALAYDAALRREELCSLRTDDLDPARRMLRVRAETTKNRLERIVPYSAPTGVLLQKYLTHRATISQARGPLFLSESRRNHADPLSLWTWSKVVRRIAVDAGVPQFSTHTTRHLCLTDLARTGWELHAIATFAGHRSTETTLTYIHLSGRELADKLALGMNHIHSWRVEMLARLDEQETSRR, from the coding sequence GTGCTCGGCAGACACGAACGCGCGGCAGGCTGGTTGCGAGTGTGGGTCGATCTGGGTCGAGCACCGCGGACGATCGACGCGTATGCGCGCGGGCTGGCGGAGTTCCTGCAGGTCTGTGAGGACCATGGCATCGACCCGGTCGCCGCGAACCGGGCGGATGTCGCGGTGTTCGTTCGCGAGCTGACCGGGCGGGCCAGCCGTCGCGGCAGGAACGTGGTGTCGATCGATTCCGGGTGTGGATTGGCAAATGCCACGATCCAGCAGCGGCTGGTGCCGGTGCGGTTATTTTTCGACTTTTTGGTGGAGGAAGGTGTTCGGGAATCTAATCCTGTTGGTCGAGGCAGGTATACGCCAGGGCGGAAGTGGGGTGGACAGCAGCGTGGCCTGGTGCCACGGCTCGTGAAACTTCCGTGGATTCCAACCGAGCAGCAGTGGCTCGACATCCTCGCCGTCGCCGCGGCCGAGCCGCCGCGTAACCGGCTGATGCTCGCACTGGCCTACGACGCCGCGCTGCGCCGCGAGGAGTTGTGCTCCCTGCGCACCGACGACCTGGATCCAGCTCGTCGGATGTTACGAGTGCGGGCGGAGACGACGAAGAACCGGCTCGAGCGAATAGTGCCGTATTCGGCGCCAACCGGGGTGTTGCTGCAAAAGTATTTGACGCATCGAGCGACCATAAGCCAGGCCCGAGGACCGCTGTTTCTGTCCGAGTCACGCCGCAACCATGCCGATCCGTTGAGTTTGTGGACATGGTCGAAAGTGGTGCGACGCATCGCAGTCGATGCGGGAGTGCCGCAGTTCTCCACCCACACGACCCGGCATCTGTGCTTGACGGACCTGGCACGGACGGGTTGGGAACTACACGCGATCGCCACCTTCGCCGGACATCGCAGCACCGAAACCACACTCACCTATATCCACCTGTCCGGGCGGGAGCTGGCCGACAAGCTCGCTCTCGGCATGAACCACATCCACTCATGGCGGGTGGAGATGCTGGCTCGCCTCGACGAGCAGGAGACCAGTCGCCGATGA
- a CDS encoding recombinase family protein — protein MRVGYIRVSAVDQHTDRQLNGIQVDREFTDQASGKDVARPQLDELLRFVRAGDTVLVHSMDRLARNLDDLRRILRSLTDKGVRVEFITEQLTFTGDDSPMANLLLSVMGAFAEFERALIRERQAEGIAKAKDRGVYKGRKKSLNPDQVLALVDRAASGEAKTVLAKEFGISRETVYAYLRAAPT, from the coding sequence ATGCGCGTCGGGTACATCCGGGTCAGCGCTGTCGACCAACACACCGACCGCCAGCTCAATGGCATCCAGGTCGATCGCGAGTTCACCGACCAAGCCTCGGGCAAGGACGTCGCCCGCCCCCAGCTCGACGAACTGCTCCGATTCGTCCGCGCCGGCGACACCGTACTCGTGCATTCGATGGACCGACTCGCCCGCAACCTCGACGACCTGCGGCGAATCCTGCGCAGCCTGACCGACAAGGGCGTACGGGTCGAGTTCATCACCGAGCAGCTCACGTTCACCGGCGACGATTCACCGATGGCGAACCTGCTGCTGTCGGTGATGGGCGCGTTCGCCGAATTCGAGCGCGCGCTGATCCGGGAACGCCAGGCCGAAGGCATTGCCAAGGCGAAGGATCGCGGGGTGTACAAGGGCCGCAAGAAGTCCCTCAACCCCGACCAGGTGCTCGCCCTGGTCGACCGCGCCGCCAGCGGGGAAGCAAAGACCGTGCTAGCCAAGGAATTCGGGATCAGCCGCGAAACCGTCTACGCCTACCTGCGGGCCGCGCCCACGTAG